From Haloglomus litoreum, the proteins below share one genomic window:
- a CDS encoding DUF429 domain-containing protein: protein MSAGGSLYVGAVPSDGEGWFAAAFGPDGFAEAGAHEGIGACWTHYEETAARILVGAPIGSVGADGSPRECDELARAVLGDRGHVVVDPPVREAARKRRYPAAARVHERVTGRELAERAFELADAATALDDLLREVPEARDVVAESHPEVCFTAFAGEPPAHARSTAGGYAERMRALAEFDRDAPPAVQSAAEAAGDARVTVHDVLDALALAYTARPGPAELRSLPPDPPTDAEGLPMAIHYRAETPLIGGD, encoded by the coding sequence ATGTCAGCGGGTGGGTCACTGTACGTCGGGGCGGTCCCCAGCGACGGCGAGGGCTGGTTCGCGGCCGCCTTCGGCCCCGACGGGTTCGCCGAGGCTGGGGCCCACGAGGGCATCGGCGCCTGCTGGACCCACTACGAGGAGACGGCCGCACGCATCCTCGTGGGCGCCCCCATCGGCTCGGTCGGCGCCGACGGGAGTCCCCGGGAGTGCGACGAACTGGCCCGGGCTGTGCTCGGCGACCGGGGTCACGTCGTCGTTGACCCCCCCGTCCGCGAGGCCGCACGCAAGCGCCGCTACCCGGCCGCGGCCCGGGTCCACGAGCGCGTGACCGGCCGCGAACTGGCCGAACGGGCGTTCGAACTGGCCGACGCCGCGACCGCACTCGACGACCTCCTCCGGGAGGTCCCCGAGGCCCGCGACGTGGTGGCCGAGTCCCACCCGGAGGTCTGCTTCACCGCGTTCGCCGGCGAACCGCCCGCACACGCCCGCTCGACCGCGGGCGGCTACGCCGAGCGGATGCGTGCACTCGCCGAGTTCGACCGTGACGCCCCGCCCGCGGTCCAGTCGGCCGCCGAAGCGGCCGGTGACGCCCGCGTCACCGTCCACGACGTACTGGACGCGCTGGCGCTGGCCTACACCGCGCGCCCCGGCCCGGCCGAGTTGCGCTCGCTCCCACCAGATCCCCCGACAGACGCGGAGGGGCTGCCGATGGCCATCCACTACCGGGCCGAGACCCCGCTCATCGGCGGAGATTAG